The proteins below come from a single Streptomyces tubercidicus genomic window:
- a CDS encoding LCP family protein, giving the protein MTLLVLVALVVAGGAWLYVSAGRQLQHVDALGGYAGRPPAGKGTNWLLVGTDSRTALTPQQRAELHVGNNQVQNTDTIMVLHSGEHGPTLVSLPRDSYVPIPGHGSRKINEAYADGGPKLLTRTVEQATGLRIDRYAEVNFLGFVQVVDALDGVRLCLDAPLKDEKSGADFPAGCQRMNGAEALAFVRARYTDPDGDLGRVKRQRQLLGAVADEMAAPSVLLDPDRLRRVLDTSLAALVVDDGADMARLLDMGWSMKQIAGGGGTATTVPVNRPGVMVSGVGSVLQWKENGARELFEALRHDDRIPTSGTK; this is encoded by the coding sequence GTGACGCTGCTGGTGCTGGTCGCCCTGGTGGTCGCGGGCGGGGCCTGGCTGTACGTCTCGGCGGGGCGGCAGCTCCAGCACGTGGACGCGCTGGGTGGCTACGCCGGGCGGCCGCCCGCGGGCAAGGGCACGAACTGGCTGCTGGTCGGCACGGACAGCCGTACCGCGCTGACCCCGCAGCAGCGCGCGGAGCTGCACGTCGGCAACAACCAGGTGCAGAACACCGACACGATCATGGTGCTGCACTCCGGTGAGCACGGCCCGACGCTGGTCAGCCTGCCGCGCGACAGCTACGTCCCGATACCGGGCCATGGCAGCCGGAAGATCAACGAGGCGTATGCGGACGGCGGTCCGAAGCTGCTCACCCGAACGGTGGAGCAGGCGACCGGGCTGCGGATCGACCGCTACGCCGAGGTGAACTTCCTGGGGTTCGTTCAGGTCGTGGATGCACTGGACGGGGTGCGGCTGTGTCTGGACGCCCCGTTGAAGGACGAGAAGTCGGGCGCGGACTTCCCGGCGGGCTGTCAGCGGATGAACGGGGCCGAGGCGCTGGCGTTCGTCCGGGCCCGGTACACGGACCCGGACGGTGACCTCGGACGGGTGAAGCGGCAGCGGCAGTTGCTGGGCGCGGTGGCGGACGAGATGGCCGCCCCGTCGGTGCTGCTCGACCCGGACCGGCTGCGGCGGGTGCTGGACACCTCGCTGGCGGCGCTGGTGGTGGACGACGGCGCGGATATGGCGCGGCTGCTGGATATGGGCTGGTCGATGAAGCAGATCGCCGGGGGCGGCGGTACCGCGACGACGGTTCCGGTGAACCGGCCCGGAGTGATGGTCAGTGGTGTCGGGTCGGTGTTGCAGTGGAAGGAGAACGGGGCGCGGGAGCTGTTCGAGGCGCTGCGCCACGATGACCGGATTCCGACTTCTGGCACCAAATGA
- a CDS encoding cellulose-binding protein, producing the protein MSASVSPHGFETVRGRGYRPEDVDRRVEGLSVDRDSCWERAARLTVLSNEMSAELAELQAHVAQLPPQTYESLGSEARLILTTAESEAARLRAEAQQEDEQIRDAAAGYADEVREAADQESCARRGEAETRARRTAEAARGEAAELVTVAAEEAGKLREEAAGELAEVRRRTAQLLQDQEKRQTEEWDAAGREIVEREAETDRLVAELDARAKAARAEGERLYAEAEEAARHRQEDAEDRGAGLLAQARTEVERIERVTARILREHETEREEVRTHMTHVRNSLAALTGKAPVPDEDDAAKTRGGGREAAAPDAAAPDAAGPDAEDTLETQLPRAGGGGAKG; encoded by the coding sequence ATGAGTGCATCGGTTTCGCCTCACGGGTTCGAGACCGTACGAGGGCGGGGCTACCGGCCGGAGGATGTGGACCGCCGCGTCGAGGGACTCTCGGTCGACCGTGACTCGTGCTGGGAACGCGCCGCGCGGCTCACGGTCCTGTCCAACGAGATGTCGGCCGAACTCGCGGAACTCCAGGCGCATGTGGCGCAGTTGCCGCCGCAGACGTATGAGTCGCTCGGCAGCGAGGCCCGGCTGATCCTGACCACCGCGGAGTCCGAGGCGGCGCGGCTGCGGGCCGAGGCGCAGCAGGAGGACGAGCAGATCCGGGACGCGGCCGCGGGGTATGCGGACGAGGTCCGGGAGGCGGCCGACCAGGAGTCCTGCGCGCGGCGCGGTGAGGCGGAGACGCGGGCCCGGCGCACGGCGGAGGCGGCGCGCGGGGAGGCCGCGGAGCTGGTGACCGTCGCGGCCGAGGAGGCCGGGAAGCTGCGGGAGGAGGCCGCCGGGGAGCTGGCGGAGGTGCGGCGGCGGACCGCGCAGCTGCTCCAGGACCAGGAGAAGCGGCAGACCGAGGAGTGGGACGCGGCCGGGCGGGAGATCGTGGAGCGGGAGGCGGAGACGGACCGGCTCGTCGCGGAGCTGGACGCCCGCGCCAAGGCGGCCCGCGCCGAGGGCGAGCGGCTGTACGCGGAGGCCGAGGAGGCCGCCCGGCACCGCCAGGAGGACGCCGAGGACCGCGGCGCCGGTCTGCTGGCCCAGGCGCGGACCGAGGTGGAGCGCATCGAGCGCGTCACGGCGCGGATCCTGCGGGAGCACGAGACGGAACGCGAAGAGGTCCGCACCCATATGACCCATGTACGCAACAGCCTGGCCGCGCTCACCGGGAAGGCGCCGGTACCGGACGAGGACGACGCGGCGAAGACGCGGGGCGGCGGACGGGAAGCCGCCGCCCCGGACGCCGCCGCCCCGGACGCCGCCGGTCCCGACGCGGAAGACACCCTGGAGACGCAGCTGCCGCGCGCGGGCGGCGGCGGCGCGAAGGGCTGA
- a CDS encoding MFS transporter, whose amino-acid sequence MRTAGTPPAGPPPRPVIAALMLGMALAALDSTILATAVPQIVGDLGGFAVFSWLFSGYLLAVTVTLPVYGKLSDTFGRKPVLMTGIALFLAGSLACAGAWDMGSLIAFRVVQGLGGGALQGTIQTIAADLYPMKERPKIQARISTVWATSAVAGPALGGLLATYADWRWIFLVNVPVGGVALWLIGRHFTEPQRDRTGPAARPRVDWPGALAIFATGGLLLTALVQGGVAWSWLSAPSLLLFAGSAGCAALTVLIERRAAEPIIPGWVWRRRTISAVNLALGALGLLMVAPTVFLPTYAQSVLGLSPTAAGFVLSVMTLSWPVSAALSSHVYNRVGIRTCAMLGMGAACLVLLSFLLLPYPGAAWQPALLMLALGAALGLAQLPLIIGVQSSVGYQERGTATASILFCRQVGQCLGAALFGALANATLNDRLAHAPSGIRPGLPGDLDAVSRALEHPGDLTAQATDYLRRAVDTTVDHVYLGAAAAAGLALLALLWAPRRFPVHTEADGTGTGTGTGTGTGESGPRGT is encoded by the coding sequence ATGCGGACCGCGGGGACGCCACCCGCGGGCCCGCCACCCCGTCCCGTCATCGCCGCCCTGATGCTCGGGATGGCACTGGCCGCGCTCGACTCGACGATCCTCGCCACCGCCGTCCCGCAGATCGTCGGCGACCTCGGCGGCTTCGCGGTCTTCTCCTGGCTGTTCTCCGGCTATCTGCTGGCCGTCACCGTGACCCTGCCGGTCTACGGCAAGCTCTCCGACACCTTCGGCCGCAAGCCCGTCCTGATGACCGGCATCGCGCTCTTCCTCGCCGGCTCACTGGCCTGCGCCGGCGCCTGGGACATGGGCTCACTGATCGCCTTCCGGGTGGTGCAGGGCCTGGGCGGCGGCGCCCTCCAGGGCACCATCCAGACCATCGCCGCCGACCTCTACCCGATGAAGGAACGCCCCAAGATCCAGGCCAGGATCTCCACCGTCTGGGCCACCTCGGCGGTCGCCGGGCCCGCACTGGGCGGGCTGCTCGCCACCTACGCCGACTGGCGGTGGATCTTCCTGGTCAATGTGCCGGTGGGCGGGGTCGCCCTCTGGCTGATCGGGCGGCACTTCACCGAGCCGCAGCGGGACCGTACGGGGCCCGCGGCCCGCCCCCGGGTGGACTGGCCCGGCGCGCTGGCGATCTTCGCCACCGGCGGGCTGCTGCTGACCGCCCTGGTCCAGGGCGGGGTGGCCTGGTCCTGGCTCTCCGCCCCGTCCCTGCTGCTGTTCGCCGGCAGCGCGGGCTGCGCGGCGCTCACCGTCCTCATCGAACGGCGGGCCGCGGAGCCGATCATTCCGGGCTGGGTCTGGCGCCGCCGCACCATCTCCGCCGTCAACCTCGCGCTGGGCGCCCTGGGCCTGCTGATGGTCGCCCCGACGGTGTTCCTGCCCACCTACGCGCAGTCGGTGCTGGGGCTGAGTCCGACCGCCGCCGGGTTCGTGCTGTCCGTGATGACCCTGAGCTGGCCGGTCTCGGCCGCCCTCAGCAGCCATGTCTACAACCGGGTCGGCATCCGGACCTGCGCGATGCTCGGCATGGGCGCGGCCTGCCTGGTACTGCTCTCCTTCCTCCTGCTGCCCTACCCCGGCGCGGCCTGGCAGCCCGCCCTGCTCATGCTGGCGCTCGGCGCGGCCCTCGGCCTCGCCCAGCTCCCGCTGATCATCGGCGTCCAGTCGTCCGTCGGCTACCAGGAGCGCGGCACCGCCACCGCCTCCATACTCTTCTGCCGCCAGGTCGGCCAGTGCCTCGGTGCCGCGCTCTTCGGTGCCCTCGCCAACGCCACCCTCAACGACCGCCTCGCGCACGCCCCTTCGGGCATCCGCCCCGGCCTGCCCGGCGACCTCGACGCGGTCTCGCGCGCACTGGAACACCCCGGCGACCTCACCGCGCAGGCCACCGACTACCTCCGCCGCGCCGTCGACACCACGGTCGACCACGTCTACCTGGGCGCCGCCGCGGCCGCCGGACTCGCGCTGCTCGCCCTGCTGTGGGCACCGCGGCGCTTCCCGGTACACACGGAGGCCGACGGCACGGGAACGGGCACCGGCACCGGCACCGGCACCGGCGAGAGCGGGCCGCGCGGGACCTGA
- the mfd gene encoding transcription-repair coupling factor — MSLTGLLDAVVRDPALAEAVQAATDGHRPQVDLVGPPAARPFAIAALARQAGRPVLAVTATGREAEDLAAALRSLMPAGEDNSVVEFPSWETLPHERLSPRSDTVGRRLAVLRRLAHPRQDDPTAGPVSVVVAPIRSVLQPQVKGLGDLEPVSLRTGETADLEEIVDGLAAAAYSRVELVEKRGEFAVRGGILDVFPPTEEHPLRVEFWGDDVEEIRYFKVADQRSLEVAEHGLWAPPCRELLLTDQVRQRAAVLAEHHPELGELLGKIAEGIAVEGMESLAPVLVDDMELLLDVLPKGSMAVVCDPERVRTRAADLVATSQEFLQASWAAAAMSDGRAADGVAPIDVGAASLWGIADVRDRARELGMMWWSVSPFAADEDLDNDGDTLKLGMHAPDTYRGDTQRALADTKQWLADGWRTVFLTEAHGPAARTVEVLSGEGIAARLDADLAEISPSLVHVSCGSLDNGFLDPALRLAVLTETDLSGQKAAGKDGARMPARRRKTIDPLTLEAGDFIVHEQHGVGRYIEMVQRTVQGATREYLLVEYAPAKRGQPGDRLYIPTDQLEQVTKYVGGEAPTLHRLGGADWTKTKARAKKAVKEIAADLIKLYSARMAAPGHTFGADTPWQRELEDAFPYAETPDQLTTIAEVKEDMQKSVPMDRLICGDVGYGKTEIAVRAAFKAVQDGKQVAVLVPTTLLVQQHFGTFTERYGQFPVNVRALSRFQTDTEAKAVLEGLRDGSVDLVIGTHRLFSSETKFKDLGLVIVDEEQRFGVEHKEQLKKLRANVDVLTMSATPIPRTLEMAVTGIREMSTITTPPEERHPVLTFVGPYEQKQIGAAIRRELLREGQVFYIHNRVESIDRAAARLREIVPEARIQTAHGQMGESQLEQVVVDFWEKKFDVLVSTTIVESGIDISNANTLIVERGDNFGLSQLHQLRGRVGRGRERGYAYFLYPPEKPLTETAHERLATIAQHTEMGAGMYVAMKDLEIRGAGNLLGGEQSGHIAGVGFDLYVRMVGEAVADYRASLEGGVEEEPPLEVKIELPVDAHVPHDYAPGERLRLQAYRAIASASSEDDIAAVREELTDRYGKLPEPVENLLLVAGLRMLARACGVSDITLQGANVRFGPVELRESQELRLKRLYPRTVLKPAAQQVLVPRPTTARVGGKPVVGRELLAWTGEFLTSVLGS, encoded by the coding sequence ATGAGCCTGACTGGTCTGCTCGACGCCGTCGTACGGGACCCGGCGCTCGCCGAAGCGGTGCAGGCCGCGACCGACGGGCACCGCCCCCAGGTGGATCTGGTGGGGCCGCCGGCCGCCCGCCCCTTCGCGATCGCCGCGCTGGCCCGGCAGGCCGGCCGCCCGGTGCTCGCGGTGACCGCCACCGGCCGGGAGGCCGAGGACCTCGCCGCCGCGCTGCGCAGCCTGATGCCGGCCGGCGAGGACAACTCCGTCGTGGAGTTCCCGTCCTGGGAGACGCTGCCGCACGAGCGGCTCTCCCCGCGCTCGGACACCGTCGGCCGCCGCCTCGCGGTGCTGCGCCGGCTCGCCCACCCGCGCCAGGACGACCCCACCGCCGGCCCGGTCTCGGTCGTCGTCGCCCCGATCCGCTCGGTGCTCCAGCCGCAGGTCAAGGGCCTGGGCGACCTGGAACCTGTCAGTCTGCGCACGGGGGAGACCGCCGACCTCGAAGAGATCGTCGACGGGCTGGCGGCGGCCGCCTACTCCCGCGTCGAGCTGGTCGAGAAGCGCGGCGAGTTCGCGGTCCGCGGCGGCATCCTGGACGTCTTCCCGCCGACCGAGGAGCACCCGCTCCGGGTCGAGTTCTGGGGCGACGACGTCGAGGAGATCCGCTACTTCAAGGTCGCCGACCAGCGGTCCCTGGAGGTCGCCGAGCACGGGCTGTGGGCGCCGCCGTGCCGCGAGCTGCTGCTGACCGACCAGGTGCGGCAGCGGGCCGCGGTGCTCGCCGAGCACCATCCCGAACTGGGCGAACTCCTCGGCAAGATCGCCGAGGGGATCGCCGTCGAGGGCATGGAGTCACTGGCTCCGGTCCTGGTGGACGACATGGAGCTGCTGCTGGACGTGCTGCCGAAGGGCTCCATGGCCGTGGTGTGCGACCCGGAGCGGGTACGGACCCGGGCCGCCGACCTGGTGGCGACGAGCCAGGAGTTCCTCCAGGCGTCCTGGGCGGCCGCCGCGATGTCCGACGGGCGGGCGGCGGACGGCGTGGCCCCGATCGATGTGGGCGCGGCCTCCCTGTGGGGCATCGCCGACGTCCGGGACCGGGCGCGCGAGCTGGGGATGATGTGGTGGTCGGTCAGCCCGTTCGCGGCCGACGAGGACCTGGACAACGACGGCGACACCCTCAAGCTGGGGATGCACGCCCCCGACACCTACCGCGGTGACACCCAGCGGGCGCTGGCCGACACCAAGCAGTGGCTCGCGGACGGCTGGCGCACGGTGTTCCTCACCGAGGCGCACGGCCCCGCGGCCCGCACCGTCGAGGTCCTCAGCGGCGAGGGCATCGCCGCCCGCCTGGACGCCGATCTCGCCGAGATCTCCCCGTCCCTCGTCCATGTCTCCTGCGGCTCCCTCGACAACGGCTTCCTCGACCCGGCGCTCCGGCTCGCCGTCCTCACCGAAACCGACCTCTCCGGCCAGAAGGCGGCCGGCAAGGACGGGGCCCGGATGCCGGCCCGCCGCCGCAAGACCATCGACCCGCTCACCCTCGAAGCCGGCGACTTCATCGTCCACGAGCAGCACGGAGTGGGCCGCTACATCGAGATGGTGCAGCGCACGGTCCAGGGCGCCACCCGCGAATACCTCCTCGTCGAGTACGCCCCCGCCAAGCGCGGCCAGCCCGGCGACCGCCTCTACATCCCCACCGACCAGCTGGAACAGGTCACCAAGTACGTCGGCGGGGAGGCCCCCACCCTGCACCGCCTGGGCGGCGCCGACTGGACCAAGACCAAGGCGCGCGCCAAGAAGGCCGTCAAGGAGATCGCCGCCGACCTCATCAAGCTCTACTCGGCGCGGATGGCGGCCCCCGGCCACACCTTCGGCGCGGACACCCCCTGGCAGCGCGAACTGGAGGACGCCTTCCCGTACGCGGAGACGCCCGACCAGCTCACCACCATCGCCGAGGTCAAGGAGGACATGCAGAAGTCGGTCCCGATGGACCGGCTGATCTGCGGCGATGTCGGCTACGGCAAGACCGAGATCGCGGTCCGCGCCGCCTTCAAGGCCGTCCAGGACGGCAAGCAGGTCGCCGTCCTCGTCCCGACGACCCTCCTCGTCCAGCAGCACTTCGGCACCTTCACCGAGCGCTACGGCCAGTTCCCGGTCAACGTCCGGGCGCTGTCCCGCTTCCAGACCGACACCGAGGCCAAAGCGGTCCTCGAAGGGCTGCGGGACGGCTCCGTCGACCTCGTCATCGGCACCCACCGCCTGTTCTCCTCCGAGACCAAGTTCAAGGACCTGGGCCTGGTCATCGTCGATGAGGAGCAGCGGTTCGGCGTCGAGCACAAGGAACAGCTGAAGAAGCTCCGCGCCAACGTCGACGTCCTCACCATGTCCGCCACCCCCATTCCCCGCACCCTGGAGATGGCGGTGACGGGCATCCGCGAGATGTCGACGATCACCACCCCGCCCGAGGAGCGCCACCCGGTCCTCACCTTCGTCGGCCCCTACGAGCAGAAGCAGATCGGCGCCGCCATCCGCCGTGAACTCCTGCGCGAGGGCCAGGTCTTCTACATCCACAACCGCGTCGAGTCGATCGACCGCGCCGCCGCCCGGCTCCGCGAGATCGTCCCCGAGGCCCGCATCCAGACCGCCCACGGCCAGATGGGCGAGTCCCAACTGGAGCAGGTCGTCGTCGACTTCTGGGAGAAGAAGTTCGACGTCCTGGTCTCCACGACGATCGTCGAATCGGGCATCGACATCTCCAACGCCAACACCCTGATCGTCGAACGCGGCGACAACTTCGGCCTCTCCCAACTCCACCAGCTGCGCGGCCGGGTGGGCCGCGGCCGCGAACGCGGTTACGCCTACTTCCTCTACCCGCCGGAGAAGCCGCTCACCGAGACCGCCCACGAGCGGCTGGCGACCATCGCCCAGCACACCGAGATGGGCGCCGGCATGTACGTCGCCATGAAGGACCTGGAGATCCGCGGCGCGGGCAACCTCCTCGGCGGCGAACAGTCCGGCCATATCGCCGGCGTCGGCTTCGACCTCTACGTCCGGATGGTGGGCGAGGCGGTCGCCGACTACCGCGCCTCCCTCGAAGGCGGCGTGGAGGAGGAGCCCCCGCTCGAAGTCAAGATCGAACTCCCGGTGGACGCGCATGTCCCCCACGACTACGCCCCCGGCGAGCGGCTGCGCCTCCAGGCGTACCGCGCCATCGCCTCCGCCTCCTCGGAGGACGACATCGCCGCCGTCCGCGAGGAACTCACCGACCGCTACGGCAAGCTGCCCGAGCCCGTGGAGAACCTCCTGCTGGTCGCGGGCCTGCGGATGCTTGCCCGCGCGTGCGGGGTCTCCGACATCACCCTCCAGGGCGCCAACGTCCGTTTCGGCCCCGTGGAGTTGCGCGAGTCCCAGGAGCTGCGGCTGAAGCGGCTGTATCCCCGTACGGTGCTCAAGCCCGCGGCGCAGCAGGTGCTGGTGCCGAGGCCGACCACCGCGCGGGTCGGCGGCAAGCCGGTGGTCGGTCGCGAGCTGCTCGCGTGGACAGGTGAGTTCCTCACGAGCGTTTTGGGCTCGTAG
- a CDS encoding DUF2079 domain-containing protein: MDTAAATAGGTPGRISGEGSATVPPPRTAGPTAPATATTDAPPAWAGRLRHGSDRLRTRTAPLRAARLDPYWAAAFFFVAFTLLSLCRFRTMSFSSWDLGIFEQAVRGYAHFQAPIVDLKGPGTNILGDHFSPVLIVLAPFYRVFPSPMTLLTAQAALFALSVLPVTRAAARHLGRLPGLAIGIAYGMSWGVQKAVDFDFHEIAFAMPLIAFALEAVLRGRWTAVVCWAAPLVLVKEDLGVTAATIGALALIRTRRASPLAIGLVAFGITATAVTLGLLIPGFNGSGSYDYWSKLGTDGGGATIPLDTALRTTLWVLLPTTGLLALRSPLLLVALPTLGWRFLSHEPHYWGTDWHYNAVLMPVVFLALIDALPRIRVSARPWLRSYARHLPAAALAAALALTTTLPLSGLTEAAAYRTPPNVTADEKLLDRIPDGATVESDIRPLSRLTHRTRVFWIGDTGGLAPDFVAVQLRDDRTPRQVLAETAARHPRSTYVVLGDTADLLVFRRTSSR; the protein is encoded by the coding sequence ATGGACACGGCCGCAGCAACGGCTGGGGGCACGCCCGGGAGGATTTCGGGAGAGGGCAGCGCGACCGTGCCGCCGCCCCGGACCGCCGGGCCGACTGCCCCCGCGACCGCGACCACTGACGCGCCACCGGCATGGGCCGGTCGGCTGCGGCACGGCTCCGACCGGCTGCGGACCCGGACCGCGCCCCTGCGCGCCGCGCGCCTCGACCCCTACTGGGCCGCCGCGTTCTTCTTCGTCGCGTTCACGCTGCTGTCCCTCTGCCGGTTCCGCACCATGTCCTTCTCCTCCTGGGACCTGGGCATCTTCGAACAGGCCGTACGGGGCTACGCCCACTTCCAGGCCCCGATAGTCGACCTCAAGGGCCCCGGCACGAACATCCTCGGCGACCACTTCAGCCCCGTGCTGATCGTGCTCGCCCCCTTCTACCGGGTGTTCCCCTCGCCCATGACCCTGCTGACGGCGCAGGCCGCGCTGTTCGCGCTGTCCGTGCTGCCGGTCACCCGCGCCGCCGCCCGCCACCTGGGCCGCCTCCCGGGCCTGGCCATCGGCATCGCCTACGGCATGTCCTGGGGCGTACAGAAGGCCGTCGACTTCGACTTCCACGAGATCGCCTTCGCGATGCCGCTGATCGCCTTCGCGCTGGAAGCGGTGCTGCGCGGGCGCTGGACCGCGGTGGTGTGCTGGGCCGCGCCCCTGGTGCTGGTCAAGGAGGACCTCGGGGTGACCGCGGCCACCATCGGCGCGCTCGCCCTGATACGCACCCGGCGGGCCAGCCCCCTCGCCATCGGCCTGGTCGCCTTCGGCATCACCGCCACCGCCGTCACCCTCGGCCTGCTGATACCCGGCTTCAACGGCTCCGGCTCGTACGACTACTGGAGCAAGCTCGGCACCGACGGCGGCGGCGCCACCATCCCCCTCGACACCGCCCTCCGCACCACCCTGTGGGTCCTGCTGCCCACCACCGGACTCCTCGCCCTGCGCTCCCCCCTCCTCCTGGTCGCGCTGCCCACCCTCGGCTGGCGTTTCCTCTCCCACGAGCCGCACTACTGGGGCACCGACTGGCACTACAACGCCGTGCTGATGCCGGTCGTCTTCCTCGCACTGATCGACGCCCTGCCCCGCATACGGGTATCGGCCCGCCCCTGGCTGCGCTCGTACGCCCGCCATCTGCCGGCCGCCGCCCTGGCCGCGGCCCTCGCCCTGACCACCACCCTCCCGCTGTCCGGCCTCACCGAGGCCGCCGCCTACCGCACCCCGCCGAACGTCACCGCCGACGAGAAGCTGCTGGACCGGATACCGGATGGTGCCACCGTGGAGTCCGACATCCGGCCGCTGAGCCGGCTCACGCACCGGACCCGGGTCTTCTGGATCGGCGATACGGGTGGGCTGGCGCCCGATTTCGTCGCCGTCCAGCTACGTGATGACCGCACGCCGCGGCAGGTGCTGGCCGAGACGGCCGCCCGTCATCCCCGCTCTACGTATGTGGTGCTGGGCGATACGGCCGACCTCCTGGTCTTCCGCCGAACGTCTTCGCGGTAA
- a CDS encoding SurA N-terminal domain-containing protein yields MFRRRTALSVSATAALLAATPLLAACGSDAHPGAAAIVDGKRITVSQLQAKVKDVRAAQAKSPQGGQMIMNTGRLSLATLNGMIFDEVLARGAKDAGVTVSRGDIQKWRAKAEQQSGGAERLKAMWLQQGVAPDEIDAMVRNQLLLDGVAQHLHADRRAPQGQQKLARALATTSRSMGIDVNPRFGKWDDQQVILGETKDPWITSEPAKQQV; encoded by the coding sequence GTGTTCCGCCGTAGGACAGCGCTCTCCGTATCTGCCACCGCCGCCCTGCTGGCAGCGACCCCGTTGCTCGCCGCGTGTGGCAGTGATGCCCATCCCGGTGCCGCGGCCATTGTGGACGGGAAGCGGATCACCGTCTCGCAGTTGCAGGCGAAGGTGAAGGACGTACGGGCCGCCCAGGCCAAGTCCCCGCAGGGCGGCCAGATGATTATGAACACCGGGCGGCTGAGCCTGGCCACCCTCAACGGCATGATCTTCGACGAGGTGCTGGCGCGCGGTGCCAAGGACGCCGGGGTGACGGTCAGCCGCGGCGACATCCAGAAGTGGCGGGCCAAGGCCGAGCAGCAGTCCGGCGGTGCCGAGCGGCTGAAGGCGATGTGGCTCCAGCAGGGCGTCGCCCCCGACGAGATCGACGCCATGGTCCGCAATCAGCTGCTGCTCGACGGCGTCGCCCAGCATCTGCACGCGGACCGCCGTGCGCCGCAGGGCCAGCAGAAGCTCGCCCGCGCGCTGGCCACGACCTCCCGGTCCATGGGGATCGACGTCAATCCGCGGTTCGGCAAGTGGGACGACCAGCAGGTCATCCTGGGCGAGACCAAGGACCCGTGGATCACCTCGGAGCCCGCGAAGCAGCAGGTCTGA
- a CDS encoding nucleoside triphosphate pyrophosphohydrolase, whose amino-acid sequence MNADASASDAAASAADTGAEARPEGPGTGRLVLLTTSHRVAPGLLSWPAWQILRAADRVLSADPEHPQLPYLREAGIAVETAAPTARELVDYCVPGARTVVVLTSADGESTLTDGLARLAGSGRETMPDLELLPGSYDLPGARLLDLVQVMDQIRAECPWSSVRTHRDLAKYGIEEAYELVEAIEEGDRGELREELGDVLLQVVFHARIAQDDPDEPFSIDDVAGTLVEKLLHRHPHVFGEEDAATPEDVKAHWLRTKAEEKQRESVTEGIPLAQPGLALAAKLASRVRTAGLEVAPPTGDGVGYELLAMAVRAEADGVDPEAALRAAARAYRDAVVAVEGSAR is encoded by the coding sequence GTGAACGCTGACGCCTCCGCCTCTGACGCCGCTGCCTCCGCCGCTGACACCGGCGCCGAAGCCCGCCCCGAGGGCCCCGGCACCGGACGCCTGGTCCTGCTGACCACCAGCCACCGGGTCGCCCCCGGACTCCTGTCCTGGCCCGCATGGCAGATATTGCGCGCGGCCGACCGCGTGCTGAGCGCCGATCCGGAGCATCCGCAGCTGCCTTATCTGCGGGAGGCCGGTATCGCGGTGGAGACCGCCGCCCCCACCGCCCGCGAACTGGTCGACTACTGCGTGCCCGGGGCCCGTACGGTCGTCGTGCTGACCTCGGCGGACGGCGAGAGCACGCTGACCGACGGCCTGGCACGGCTGGCCGGCTCCGGCCGCGAGACCATGCCGGACCTGGAGCTGCTGCCCGGCTCCTACGACCTGCCCGGCGCCCGGCTGCTCGACCTCGTCCAGGTCATGGACCAGATCCGCGCCGAGTGCCCCTGGAGCAGCGTCCGTACGCACCGCGACCTCGCCAAGTACGGCATCGAGGAGGCGTATGAGCTGGTCGAGGCCATTGAGGAGGGGGACCGCGGGGAGCTGCGGGAGGAGCTCGGGGATGTGCTCCTCCAGGTGGTCTTCCATGCCCGGATCGCGCAGGACGATCCGGACGAGCCGTTCTCCATCGACGATGTGGCGGGCACCCTCGTGGAGAAGCTGCTGCACCGCCATCCTCATGTGTTCGGGGAGGAGGACGCGGCCACCCCGGAGGACGTGAAGGCGCACTGGCTGCGGACGAAGGCCGAGGAGAAGCAGCGGGAGTCGGTGACCGAGGGCATTCCGCTCGCGCAGCCGGGGCTGGCGCTGGCGGCGAAGCTGGCGTCGCGGGTGCGGACGGCGGGCCTGGAGGTGGCCCCGCCCACGGGCGACGGGGTCGGCTACGAGTTGCTGGCGATGGCCGTACGGGCGGAGGCGGACGGCGTCGACCCGGAGGCCGCCCTGCGCGCGGCGGCGCGGGCGTACCGGGACGCGGTGGTGGCGGTGGAGGGCTCCGCCCGTTAG